One Cryptomeria japonica chromosome 9, Sugi_1.0, whole genome shotgun sequence genomic window carries:
- the LOC131059514 gene encoding taxane 10-beta-hydroxylase, whose product MGVFNFVNLSNVFALESLPTTLSLTVSIILGILLLSLNRWKRQSTPKIPPGKLGFPMIGETIQFLRALKSGTPQQFFDERVAKYGDVFKTSLIGHPTVVLCGPAGNCLLLSNEDKLVKASWPKSFTRVMGEESILSQTGEKHLILRAALARFMGPRALQGYISRMSSEIRCHITEKWMGKSQVKMVSLVRELVFSLASSLFFGVNDDCERMQLYQLMESTIAGSLSVPLDFPGTRFRRALEAHSMLDQILSSLIEKRRIELRSGTASSDQDLLSVLITFKDERGNPLTDKEIIDNFNGILNASFESTVSAITVLFKLLSSNPDCYEQVVQEQMKIMSNIKDGEEIGWKDVKDMKYTWQAVQETLRMNPPVFGTFREAIVDIHYKGYTIPKGWKILWTVHSTHMKGEYFSEPEKFKPSRFQEEGVHVAPYTFLPFASGQRICPGWEFSKMEILVFVHHFVTTFRGYSVIDPDEKISVDPLIALPANGFPIKLFPRI is encoded by the exons ATGGGTGtttttaattttgtgaatttgtcGAATGTTTTTGCGCTGGAGTCTTTGCCCACCACTCTTTCTCTTACCGTATCTATTATTCTGGgcattcttcttctctctctcaaccGTTGGAAGCGCCAATCCACCCCTAAAATTCCCCCAGGAAAGTTAGGGTTTCCTATGATTGGGGAAACAATACAATTCCTGCGTGCGCTTAAATCAGGCACGCCTCAACAGTTCTTCGATGAGAGAGTGGCGAAATATGGTGATGTATTCAAGACATCACTAATCGGGCATCCAACGGTAGTGCTGTGTGGCCCCGCTGGAAACTGCTTACTTCTGTCCAACGAGGATAAGCTAGTGAAGGCTTCATGGCCCAAGTCTTTCACCAGAGTCATGGGGGAGGAATCCATTTTAAGCCAAACGGGAGAGAAGCATCTCATCTTGCGTGCCGCACTAGCCCGATTTATGGGCCCTCGAGCATTGCAAGGCTATATCTCTCGAATGAGTTCCGAAATCCGATGTCATATCACTGAAAAATGGATGGGGAAATCCCAAGTAAAGATGGTCTCTTTGGTGAGGGAGCTTGTCTTTTCACTAGCAAGCAGTTTATTTTTCGGTGTGAATGATGATTGTGAAAGAATGCAACTCTATCAGCTCATGGAAAGTACAATTGCTGGATCTCTGTCTGTTCCGCTCGACTTTCCAGGAACTCGTTTTCGCAGAGCGCTCGAGGCACACTCCATGCTCGATCAAATtctctcttctttaatagaaaagAGAAGAATCGAGTTAAGGTCAGGCACAGCGTCTAGCGATCAAGATTTACTCTCTGTTTTGATCACCTTCAAAGATGAAAGAGGGAATCCACTCACCGACAAGGAGATCATCGACAATTTTAATGGTATACTTAATGCATCTTTCGAGAGCACAGTTTCAGCAATTACCGTGCTTTTTAAACTCCTGTCTTCCAATCCTGATTGCTATGAACAAGTCGTTCAAG AACAAATGAAAATTATGTCGAATATAAAAGATGGGGAAGAAATCGGTTGGAAGGATGTCAAAGATATGAAATACACATGGCAGGCTGTTCAGGAAACGTTGCGCATGAATCCACCAGTGTTTGGAACATTTCGCGAGGCCATCGTTGATATTCATTACAAGGGTTATACCATCCCGAAAGGATGGAAA ATCTTATGGACAGTGCATAGCACGCATATGAAAGGAGAGTATTTTTCTGAGCCAGAAAAATTCAAGCCTTCACGATTCCAAGAGGAAGGCGTGCATGTGGCTCCTTATACCTTCTTGCCATTCGCTTCAGGGCAGCGAATTTGTCCAGGATGGGAATTTTCAAAGATGGAAATACTAGTGTTCGTGCATCATTTTGTTACAACTTTCAGAGGCTACAGCGTCATTGACCCAGATGAAAAAATATCGGTAGACCCACTCATTGCTCTCCCAGCTAATGGTTTTCCCATTAAACTTTTCCCCAGAATCTAA